A DNA window from Pseudodesulfovibrio thermohalotolerans contains the following coding sequences:
- a CDS encoding FKBP-type peptidyl-prolyl cis-trans isomerase, giving the protein MTAQKGSTVKVHYTGTLKEDGSQFDSSQGREPLEFKLGEGMVIAGFENAVIGRSAGDTVTVEIPPEEGYGSPSAELVFQVRREQLPPDVELEEGIMLEIRTEDGQPAYVRVTEFDAETVTLDGNHPLAGETLVFDIEIVEVA; this is encoded by the coding sequence ATGACTGCGCAGAAAGGCAGCACCGTCAAGGTTCACTACACCGGCACCCTCAAGGAGGACGGCAGCCAGTTCGATTCCAGCCAGGGCCGCGAGCCGCTGGAGTTCAAGCTCGGAGAAGGCATGGTCATCGCCGGTTTCGAGAATGCCGTGATAGGCCGGTCCGCGGGCGACACCGTGACCGTGGAAATCCCGCCCGAAGAGGGATACGGCTCCCCCAGCGCAGAACTGGTCTTCCAGGTCCGTCGCGAGCAGCTTCCCCCCGACGTGGAACTGGAAGAGGGAATCATGCTGGAAATCCGCACCGAGGACGGCCAGCCCGCCTATGTCCGTGTGACCGAGTTCGACGCCGAAACGGTGACCCTGGACGGCAACCACCCCCTGGCCGGTGAAACGCTGGTCTTTGATATTGAAATCGTGGAAGTAGCGTAA
- the trpS gene encoding tryptophan--tRNA ligase, producing the protein MSEKQRILSGMRPTGPLHLGHYFGVIDNWLKLQEEYDCYFFVADWHALTSEYADPTRIKGFIPGLVKDWVAAGLDPEKCSIFQQSQIKEHAELNLILSMYTPLGWLERCPTYKDQKEQLTQKDLNTHGFLGYPVLMSVDILMYKPLAVPVGKDQLPHLELTREIARRFNHLNNTELFPEPADMLTEAPVLPGLDGRKMSKSYGNSIMLSEPMDEIMPKVRGMKTDENRLRKSDPGDPEICNLFPYHKLMTDPEKLPEIVKGCKDASWGCVDCKKLLMKSLEQFLTPLHERRAACTDERVREILEAGNAKARVYAQQTMEEVRKVINFDF; encoded by the coding sequence ATGAGCGAAAAACAACGAATCCTCTCCGGCATGAGACCCACCGGTCCCCTTCACCTCGGCCACTACTTCGGCGTCATCGACAACTGGCTGAAGCTTCAGGAAGAATATGACTGTTATTTCTTCGTGGCCGACTGGCACGCCCTGACCAGCGAATACGCCGATCCCACCCGCATCAAGGGTTTCATTCCCGGCCTGGTCAAGGATTGGGTGGCCGCCGGACTGGATCCGGAAAAATGCTCCATCTTCCAGCAGTCCCAGATCAAGGAGCACGCCGAACTCAACCTGATTCTGTCCATGTACACCCCGCTGGGCTGGCTCGAACGCTGCCCCACGTACAAGGACCAGAAGGAACAGTTGACCCAAAAAGACCTGAACACCCACGGATTTCTCGGCTATCCGGTCCTCATGTCCGTCGACATTCTCATGTACAAGCCCCTGGCTGTGCCCGTCGGCAAGGACCAGTTGCCCCACCTGGAGCTGACCCGCGAAATCGCGCGCCGCTTCAACCACCTGAACAACACCGAACTGTTCCCGGAACCGGCCGACATGCTCACCGAGGCTCCGGTCCTGCCCGGCCTGGACGGACGCAAGATGTCCAAGAGCTACGGCAACTCCATCATGCTCTCCGAGCCGATGGACGAGATCATGCCCAAGGTTCGCGGCATGAAGACCGACGAAAACCGGCTGCGCAAGTCCGATCCGGGCGATCCCGAAATCTGCAACCTCTTCCCCTACCACAAGCTCATGACCGACCCGGAGAAACTCCCCGAGATCGTCAAGGGGTGCAAGGACGCCTCCTGGGGCTGCGTGGACTGCAAGAAGCTGCTCATGAAATCCCTGGAACAGTTCCTCACCCCCCTGCACGAACGCCGCGCCGCCTGCACCGACGAACGGGTGCGGGAAATCCTCGAAGCCGGCAACGCGAAAGCCCGTGTATATGCCCAGCAGACCATGGAAGAGGTCCGCAAGGTCATCAACTTCGACTTCTAG